A single genomic interval of Musa acuminata AAA Group cultivar baxijiao chromosome BXJ3-4, Cavendish_Baxijiao_AAA, whole genome shotgun sequence harbors:
- the LOC135583398 gene encoding probable homogentisate phytyltransferase 1, chloroplastic isoform X2, producing the protein MDSLLLRPFSSPPRLSLPAPRPGRCVPSQHFIQKTRNITVRCNVGGVKWDPSDHHLRHSDRKFVPGTSYPCHVNATSGHPFGSQPEAYNPTNSWKSALASVDAFYRFSRPHTVIGTIMSIISVSLLCVESSSDISPVFLTGLLQAVVAAVFMNIYIVGLNQVFDIEIDKVNKPNLPLASGEYSLRTGVAIIWTFAAMSFGVAWIVGSLPLFWALFVSFILGTAYSINLPFLRWKRFAVIAALCILAVRAVVVQLAFFLHMQTFVFGRSANLSRPLIFATAFMSFFSVVIALFKDIPDIEGDRIFGIRSFSVRLGQRRVFWICVYLLEMAYSVAVAIGATSSCLWSKFITILGHAILASILWNRARTLDLMNKAAITSFYMFIWKLFYAEYLLIPLVR; encoded by the exons ATGGATTCGCTTCTTCTCCGGCCTTTCTCCTCCCCTCCTCGCCTCTCCTTGCCGGCTCCTCGCCCAG GTCGTTGTGTCCCAAGCCAGCACTTTATCCAAAAAACACGCAACATCACGGTTAGATGTAATGTTGGAGGAGTTAAATGGGATCCCAGTGACCATCATCTTAGACACAGTGACAGAAAGTTTGTGCCTGGAACTAGTTATCCATGTCATGTTAATGCCACATCAGGGCACCCGTTTGGATCCCAGCCTGAAGCTTATAATCCTACAAATAGTTGGAAATCAGCATTGGCTTCGGTAGATGCTTTCTACAGATTTTCACGGCCCCACACAGTCATAGGAACA ATAATGAGTATAATCTCAGTATCTTTGTTGTGTGTTGAGAGCTCATCCGATATTTCTCCTGTGTTTCTGACTGGATTATTGCAG GCAGTCGTTGCTGCAGTTTTTATGAATATTTACATTGTTGGACTAAATCAAGTCTTTGACATAGAAATAGACAAG GTTAATAAGCCAAATCTCCCTCTAGCATCTGGGGAATATTCCTTGAGGACTGGAGTTGCAATTATTTGGACTTTTGCTGCCATG AGCTTTGGCGTTGCGTGGATTGTTGGTTCCTTGCCATTGTTTTGGGCTCTCTTTGTCAGCTTTATCCTTGGAACTGCATATTCAATCAAC CTGCCTTTTTTAAGATGGAAGAGATTTGCTGTTATTGCAGCACTCTGCATTCTGGCAGTGCGTGCTGTGGTTGTTCAACTGGCATTTTTCCTTCACATGCAG ACGTTTGTTTTCGGAAGATCAGCCAATCTTTCCAGGCCGCTGATATTTGCAACTGCATTCATGAGCTTCTTCTCTGTTGTTATTGCACTGTTCAAG GATATACCTGATATTGAAGGTGATCGTATATTTGGCATTCGGTCTTTCAGTGTTCGTCTGGGTCAAAGACGG GTGTTTTGGATTTGTGTCTATCTCCTTGAGATGGCATACAGTGTTGCCGTGGCCATTGGAGCCACTTCTTCCTGCCTATGGAGCAAGTTTATAACT ATTTTGGGCCATGCCATCCTTGCTTCAATCCTCTGGAATCGTGCTAGAACTCTTGACCTCATGAATAAAGCTGCAATAACATCTTTTTACATGTTTATTTGGAAG CTGTTTTATGCGGAGTACTTGCTCATTCCACTTGTGAGATGA
- the LOC135583398 gene encoding probable homogentisate phytyltransferase 1, chloroplastic isoform X1 codes for MDSLLLRPFSSPPRLSLPAPRPGRCVPSQHFIQKTRNITVRCNVGGVKWDPSDHHLRHSDRKFVPGTSYPCHVNATSGHPFGSQPEAYNPTNSWKSALASVDAFYRFSRPHTVIGTIMSIISVSLLCVESSSDISPVFLTGLLQAVVAAVFMNIYIVGLNQVFDIEIDKVNKPNLPLASGEYSLRTGVAIIWTFAAMVDPSSFGVAWIVGSLPLFWALFVSFILGTAYSINLPFLRWKRFAVIAALCILAVRAVVVQLAFFLHMQTFVFGRSANLSRPLIFATAFMSFFSVVIALFKDIPDIEGDRIFGIRSFSVRLGQRRVFWICVYLLEMAYSVAVAIGATSSCLWSKFITILGHAILASILWNRARTLDLMNKAAITSFYMFIWKLFYAEYLLIPLVR; via the exons ATGGATTCGCTTCTTCTCCGGCCTTTCTCCTCCCCTCCTCGCCTCTCCTTGCCGGCTCCTCGCCCAG GTCGTTGTGTCCCAAGCCAGCACTTTATCCAAAAAACACGCAACATCACGGTTAGATGTAATGTTGGAGGAGTTAAATGGGATCCCAGTGACCATCATCTTAGACACAGTGACAGAAAGTTTGTGCCTGGAACTAGTTATCCATGTCATGTTAATGCCACATCAGGGCACCCGTTTGGATCCCAGCCTGAAGCTTATAATCCTACAAATAGTTGGAAATCAGCATTGGCTTCGGTAGATGCTTTCTACAGATTTTCACGGCCCCACACAGTCATAGGAACA ATAATGAGTATAATCTCAGTATCTTTGTTGTGTGTTGAGAGCTCATCCGATATTTCTCCTGTGTTTCTGACTGGATTATTGCAG GCAGTCGTTGCTGCAGTTTTTATGAATATTTACATTGTTGGACTAAATCAAGTCTTTGACATAGAAATAGACAAG GTTAATAAGCCAAATCTCCCTCTAGCATCTGGGGAATATTCCTTGAGGACTGGAGTTGCAATTATTTGGACTTTTGCTGCCATGGTAGATCCTTCG AGCTTTGGCGTTGCGTGGATTGTTGGTTCCTTGCCATTGTTTTGGGCTCTCTTTGTCAGCTTTATCCTTGGAACTGCATATTCAATCAAC CTGCCTTTTTTAAGATGGAAGAGATTTGCTGTTATTGCAGCACTCTGCATTCTGGCAGTGCGTGCTGTGGTTGTTCAACTGGCATTTTTCCTTCACATGCAG ACGTTTGTTTTCGGAAGATCAGCCAATCTTTCCAGGCCGCTGATATTTGCAACTGCATTCATGAGCTTCTTCTCTGTTGTTATTGCACTGTTCAAG GATATACCTGATATTGAAGGTGATCGTATATTTGGCATTCGGTCTTTCAGTGTTCGTCTGGGTCAAAGACGG GTGTTTTGGATTTGTGTCTATCTCCTTGAGATGGCATACAGTGTTGCCGTGGCCATTGGAGCCACTTCTTCCTGCCTATGGAGCAAGTTTATAACT ATTTTGGGCCATGCCATCCTTGCTTCAATCCTCTGGAATCGTGCTAGAACTCTTGACCTCATGAATAAAGCTGCAATAACATCTTTTTACATGTTTATTTGGAAG CTGTTTTATGCGGAGTACTTGCTCATTCCACTTGTGAGATGA